Below is a genomic region from Brassica oleracea var. oleracea cultivar TO1000 chromosome C9, BOL, whole genome shotgun sequence.
TCTTCCTCCGATGACGTCGCTTCAACGCAATTCTCATCTTCCTCTTCGTCTTCGTTACGTTTCCCCTCCTCGTTGCCTCTAACTTCAATCCAACCATCATCCGCCGTTAACCACTCCGGCTCGCCGGAATTCTCATCTCCGACGAGTTTATTGATCCGATCAGCAGCTGAAGAATCCCATAAATCATAAGAATTTGCAAATGGGTCTTGAATTAATGGACTTCTCGAGGTTTCACATGAATCCCAGAAACCTTGATCCAACACAGTACTAGGAGAAGAAGAATTCAGACAGCAACGAGACAAAATTTGAGATTTGTCTTCCACATCAAGAAACGGGTGTTGAAGCAATTCTTCAACAGCCCATCTCTGTTTCGGATCTCTTCTCAGACAATTCCTCAAAAAGTCTTTGCCTTTCTCCGACAAACACTCTGGAATCTCCGGCGACTCGCCGGTGAAACCAATCTTGTAAATCGCACCCACGACGTCGTTTAGCTCCGGCCAAGGACTTAAACCTGTAGCCATCTCTATCACCATACACCCCAAAGCCCACACATCAGCCGGAAAACTCTGTTCTTCACCACGCGCCACCTCCGGTGACATAAACGCCGGTGTACCGGAAAATTCTAAACTCCCGTTTCCCGCCATTTTAGAACATCCCAGATCGGCTATCTTCGCGGTGTCCTCTCCGACCATAACATTCTGGCTCTTCAAATCGCAGTGAACGATTCCTTGGTCGTGAAGATACATCAAACCTTTCAATATCTGACGCGTGTAGGATCTAATCTCCGGCTCCGGCAACTTCCCGCCGGATCTTTTGATCAAATCGTGAATACTCCCGCCGGAAACATATTCCATGAGGAGATTGTACATCGGTTTGCCGTTCTCCGTCGTCACACTAGACCCAATGTACTTGACTACGTAAGGAGAGCTCAATTTCGACAAACCCGATTGTTCTCTCTGCAAAACCGCCGATGAAGAAAGCTCAGCGGATTTGACGGCGAAGAGTTCACCTGAGTTCGTGATTGCTAGCGAGACAGTGGCGGTTGAGCCTCGGCCTATGGTTGGTCCTCTTATCCAGTTTTGTTCCTCCATTGAAAACAGAGCAAGAAAAAAACAGAGGAGATTGGTAGAGAGAGAAACTTGTAAAGAGAGAGAGAGGCTTTAAATGTTTAGGTTTAAGAGTTATGATGTGATTTGTGTATATATACACTCACACAAACACAACTATGGTGTGTGTGTGTATATGTATATATGTGTATGTGTGACTTTGGCATGAGGTTATGGTGTCTTAGTTCAAAGTCTGAACAGAGATTATGACATTCTTTTAATTTATATATTCTTCTCTTCCCCCAATTATTATGCACCAAAACTTTACCTTATCTTCCAACTTTCATTTAATTTTTGATTATTGTCTTCTTAGATCTAAGACCATGATTATCAAACCCATTGGGTTTCTTAGTTTAAAAAAAAAAAAAAAAAAAAAAAAAATTAAAAGCAAACCAATCGCGGGCCGCCACGAGTCAGTGGGGCCCGCGAACACTGTAAGAAACTCACTAAAATCGATTCTTAATTAGTAGTTTTTGTAACTGATCCTTAAGGATTTTGTGGGGGCTCACGCACTAAAAAACCCACTAAGGATCCCGGATAATCATGCTCTAATACAGCCGTTTAAGTTCGAATTCAAATGCCAGTCGTTAAAAAGGAAATAGAATATGACTTTGATCATTGGTACGTTTCTTCCATTAAACAAATTAAGGAACCATGACTTAATCATCTTCTGGATATATATTAGTATAAATTATATAACAAATATGCTAAAACACATTAGATCTACGAAGAATATAACAAAAAAAAGGAAAGTTTGGTAATTAGTTAGAGCATGATTAATGGAATGTTTTTAAGGTAAAGTTTTTAGCGGAATATAAGAACCGTCTATTAATTTTTAACTAAAAAAGTTAAGAACCGGTTTTTAAATATCTTATTTTAATTATTTATTTATTTTAACGACAAAGAAAGGTCACGAAGAAATGGTTCTTATAAGGTTTTGGTTGGTAGAATGGCACATAATTCAAGCACAACTGTACAAAATTAAATGGATAACTGCCCATCAAATCAGTTATTATCCATCAGATATACAAATAAATACAAACATAATGTTCTAGTTATGTAAAGTTTGTGATACAGAAATTATGACTGGTATAAATATGGTATTGTGAAAAGTACGAAAAAAGATAACAAGATTCTTGTTGTGATACATATGTGATGTATTAATCATTTCATTGCAGTATGTACTCATCTTGGAGAGCTTAATAGGCTACCATTGTAATTTTAGGAACTAGTCTTTTAGTAAATTTTTAAATTTTTCTATATATTAATTGAAGATCATTTCAAAAATTGTAACATTAAGTTTGTACTAATTAAAAAGAAAATCTGCTTAGGTGTCACTTAATTAAGATGATAATTTAGCCTACGTGTCAGTCTAAGAATCAATAGAAAAAAATGTTAGTCTAAATCTAATTACTAGGAATCATTATATTAATCTAAAATATAATAAGCGTGTATTTTTTCATTAAATAAAAGCTACAGAATTACATAATATGATTAACATATATATGGCAATAAATGACTATGAATAATAAAGATTTGATAACAATTTTTGCATCCTTCTTCATTTTTGTTTAATTTTATATTATTAAAAAATAAACACTCACATTAACCATATAATAAAAAATTAGATTTTCTCTTATATGTTATATTTTGAATTTTTTAAAATAACTTTAAATTAAAAAAATGAGAAAACTTTATATGTTATACTTTAAATTTTTTTAAACGATTATAAATTACAAAAATGAGGAAACCTTATATGTTATATTTTTTCTTATATGTTATATTTTGAATTTTTTACAACGACTTTAAATTATAAAAATGCAAGTTTTCCTTAAGTATATAACTAAAAGCATTAAAATGACATATATCAATTTGATGGTTGATCTAAAACCTTTCAAAACCATATGGAAGATAAATGTCAAAATAATTTAACTGCGGAAACTGTACTGTTCACTTTCTCAAAAATGTGTTCGGTGAATAAAATAAGGTTTTTGTGTCATAATTTGTTTAATGTCCAATCTGATTAACCCATGATATATTAATAATAGTTTAGCTCCATAAATTTTAATAAAAATTGATCTGGTCTATCTGAAAGAAATTATATAATAACAACAAAAAAACATTTTATATGTATAAATAAAATGATCACATATATAAAAAGAAATTGTCGATAATATATACAAATAAACTCACCCTACGCAAGGCACATGTCTTATCCTAATACTAATTATGGCAGATTCATTTAAATATAGATAATCTCTTTTCGTAAGGTCGTATTTCATAAAGAAAAATCAATAACCATGCCTTAGCTGTTTGATTGATTCAACCATAACTATGTATATTACCTATCATTATAAAAATATATGGTGATTTCTCTCAAGACTTAGATGCATTGTATATCCAAATGAACAATTAAACTAAATCACTAGTAGCGCTGTTCATCTAGTTTTTAACTTCTAACAGAATTACGAATGTATACATACATGCATATATACATGAGAGGAACATAAATAGGGCGGAAATCTTACTTTTTATTTATTTCTCAAACATTTTGTGTGGTAGAGGCAATTTGATGCGTATTGTGTGAATCAAGAAACGTGGCGGAAAAAGATTGGAGGATGACAGCTTTGACGGCATGACTGCCTGAGTGGACGGCGCCGTAACTTTGATCCACCAATAAGCCGAAAACAAGCTGCTGTCACGTGGCGGAAGCACAATCTAATTGCGGGATTAGCATGGGGGATTATTAGACATTTGTTGAGGATATTTTTTGGGAATCGCATTTTAAACATTCCAAGTGTCATTTTCTAACACTTTAAACACTGAATTTTTTTACTATCACTTTAAACTTTCAAAGTGACATTTTTATCATAATAAACCTCCAAAGACGTTTTCCTGTTCATAAACGACCGGTACTGTTCATTTTACAGGTCAAAATAATGACGTGTCGGTTTCTTAAAAAAAAAACAGAAAAATATAGAAAAATTCGAATGAAATTGGAAAAAACCGTAGAAAATTCAAAACAAAATTAAAAAAAAAATCTAAAAATTCAAAAAATTAAAATTAAAATTTCAAACTTAAAAATAAAATAAAATATTAAAAATTCAAAAATAAGATCTAAAATTAAAGTGTCAAATTTAAAAAAAAAACAAATTTTAAAAATTCTAAAAATTTTAAAATAAGATCTAAAATTAAAAATTCAACTTTAAAAATTAAAATTTTAAATATTTAACCAAAAAAATTATATTTATTTTAAAATTTCATCCAATGAAAGTGACTGTCACTTATGATGATATCAAAACTTGCCACCATCAAAAACAATATATCAAAACTTGCTACCACCAAATTTTTTTTTGATAATTTGGATATCCAGACACCTTACATAACCCGACTAGCGCCTCGCAGAAAGCATTTCGGGGGTTGCCAATTTCACCCATGTTAATTGATGGTGGCTAGACGCATGGCTAATAATTCTCTCAAATAGATTATTTTGAGTTTTGTCCCAAAAAAAAATTCTAAGAAAATGAACAAAATATTTAATTAAAGATGCAAAAGACTCTTATGCTCTAAATATATAAATATAAATAAATAATGAAAAATTTCAAATTATTTTTTAAATATTTTAGCTCTTATTTTAAAATTTTAAAAATTTTATTTTATTTTTTTAATTTGACATTTTAATTTTAGATCTTATTTTTGAATTTTTAATATTTTATTTTATTTTTAAGTTTGAAATTTTAATTTTAATTTTTCTGAAATTTTAGATTTTTTTTAATTTTGTTTTGAATTTTTTACAATTTTTTCCAATTTCATTCGAATTTTTCTGCATTTTTCTGTTTTTTTAAGAAACCGACACGTCATTATTTTGACCTGTAAAATGAACAGTACCGGTCGTCTATGAATAGGAAAACGTCTTTGGAGGTTTATTATGATAAAAATGTCATTTTGAAGGTTTAAAGTGCTAGTAAAAAAAATCAATGTTTAAAATGCTAGAAAGTGACAGTCTGAGTGTTTAAAATGCGATTTTCCCGATATTTTTTTATAGCTAACAACAATACTGAAACTTGATACTCCCTCTGTTTTTATTTGTAACTAGTTTTAGTTAAAAGTGTGAATATTAAGAAAATTTTACTTTTGAAAAAATAGCATTTAATACATAAATCAGCCAATAATAAAAATGTATGAATTATTTGATTGGTCACACAACATGTAATAAATGTAAAAGGTGATTTGGATTATGTAAACATCTGAAACAAATATTTTTTGCTAAAACAAATTTTTTTTGCTAAAACTACTTGCATATCAAAACAGAGAGAGTAATAAAGTTTAGAGACATATTGTCAATCAAATATTTTGAAGTCAACAAACATTCACATCAATATTTTTGTTTCATCATTAAAAAAAAAAACTTGTTTTAGTAAATTTAAAGTTTGTAAAGGAGAGAGATATTTGGATGGTACTTTATAAAATAAAAGAATTATTCGGTTCTTCTAGCAACGATAAAATTGTTCTGCAAATTTTTTGAAAATTTTCTAGCACAATTAATGAATACACTTATTAACAATCGTAAGTAATCCATTTTTAGGTTTAAATTTATGTGCTAAAGTGATAAATTGGCAAAGGTTTAATTTATGTGCTAAAGTAATAAATTGGCAATAACACTGAAATACGAATGTGCGGATTCATTATGTGAAATGTCTTCAATTGGATTGCAAGCTGCTGGGGTTATGTAAGAAGACTCTACATGGAGAAAGGTTTCAAAAGGAAGAAGAAATGTGCTGGGAACATTATTCGCATCTCTACTTTAATTTGCTTAGTGATACAACTGAATTCAAATCGTTTTTAAAAAGTGATAAAAATTAAATATTTGAAATCTAGCTTGAGATCTTTACTAATAATTGCGATTTTTTTTGGATTTTGGGGAATGAACGGCTAAAACAAACGCGCCTTCATTACATGTGACTGAGATCTAAAGAAATCAAAAGGTTTTCAAAGCGTGAAGTGAAAAGTGAGAAGTGAAATCACGCTATGTTCTTATTAGCGTTATTAGCAAGGGTTCTTTCTTGAAGAGACGTTCGTTTGTTATGCTCTTACCGTTTCTTCTGCTAATACCACTTCTATTATTAGCTTGATGCGTGTTTTTCTGCTGTAGATTTTTTTGGAAAGTATTAGAATGTCGTAAATCTAACAATGTTAAAACTTTGGTTATGAATACCAACGTAGCAGCACTGACCGATCTAGAAATATATATATATATATATATATATATATATATTTTTTTTTAATCTAGAAATATTTTTTGTTATATACATTTATAAATTTGGGTTATTAACAGGGACATTATTAAAATTAGTACAAAAATACTCTAATTTTCAAAATCCATGGTGGGCAGTTGCCCCTCAGGCCTCAAGTAAAGTAGTGTAGCCCCTGGATAGAAGTCAATGAAACATGAACTTGGGGCCAGAGGAGATTTAATAAAAATAGGAGCCAATTTTAACCCAAAAATTCTTTCTCAAAAAAAAAAAATTTAACCCAAAAATTTACAAGCTTTAGTGGCAAC
It encodes:
- the LOC106314938 gene encoding mitogen-activated protein kinase kinase kinase 2-like, translating into MEEQNWIRGPTIGRGSTATVSLAITNSGELFAVKSAELSSSAVLQREQSGLSKLSSPYVVKYIGSSVTTENGKPMYNLLMEYVSGGSIHDLIKRSGGKLPEPEIRSYTRQILKGLMYLHDQGIVHCDLKSQNVMVGEDTAKIADLGCSKMAGNGSLEFSGTPAFMSPEVARGEEQSFPADVWALGCMVIEMATGLSPWPELNDVVGAIYKIGFTGESPEIPECLSEKGKDFLRNCLRRDPKQRWAVEELLQHPFLDVEDKSQILSRCCLNSSSPSTVLDQGFWDSCETSRSPLIQDPFANSYDLWDSSAADRINKLVGDENSGEPEWLTADDGWIEVRGNEEGKRNEDEEEDENCVEATSSEEDEDGGFENWILDQEDSLFLEYSSTENNVFYFYPSNLFEEDNIILYYDHLEYGFVQKDDDVLENNNKNHFFSHVTVLQVLVSFYQNRQRCDNHT